In Streptomyces sp. 71268, the DNA window TCCCCCAGCTCGCGTTGATCGAGGTGAGCCGTCAGTGCTAGCCGATTTCCGCCGCCCCTCCCACGGCGAGGCGGACGGACGCCTGCTGGACCGTCACTTCACCGCGCGCGACCTGCCGTTGCTGCGGGTCCTGGTGGAGGAGCGCGCCGCGTGGGCCGGGCTGCCCGAGGCCCGCCGAGGGGACTTCGTGCTGGCCGTGGACGAGATCGCCACCAACGCGATCGAGCACGCGGGCGGCCGGGGCCACCTGGTGCTGCGCCGCGTCGACGGCGAACTGGAGTGCACCATCAGCGACAGCGGCCCCGGCTTCAGCGAGGAGGTCATCCCGGACGTGCTCCCCGGGCTCGACGGGGCGCACAGCGGGCGCGGCCTGTGGCTGACCCGACTCGTCTCGGACCGGCTCGCGGTCAGGGCGGGGAGCGTCGGCTCCATCGTCACGCTGGCGATGCGCGTGCGCTAGCCCCGTCGCCGCTCGCGCGGAAACGCGCGCACGCCTCGACGTACGCGAGCCGCGCGGAGCCGGCGAACGCACCCGGTCCGAGGGGCGCCGACGGTGGCGCGGGCGGCGCGTGGCGGCGCACCGAGGGCGCGCTGAAGCAGGGTGCCGCCGAGGGCGAGTCGGCCCGGATCGGGGCATGCCGGGCACCGGCTGCGCACTGGTCAACTCCCCCACACGGCGCACGCTACGGTGGTCCTTCCGGTACACCACACGGCCGTACCCGGTCGACGCACGCACGAGGTGGGGGCACGACAACACCATGGCTCAGGGCTCGGTCCAGGTGACGCACAGCGGCACGTCGCGGTGGCGGCGGCGCACGGGAGAGTACGCCTCGCTCACGGCGGCCCTGGAGGCCGCGGGGGACGGCGACCTGCTCACCGTGGCC includes these proteins:
- a CDS encoding ATP-binding protein, producing the protein MLADFRRPSHGEADGRLLDRHFTARDLPLLRVLVEERAAWAGLPEARRGDFVLAVDEIATNAIEHAGGRGHLVLRRVDGELECTISDSGPGFSEEVIPDVLPGLDGAHSGRGLWLTRLVSDRLAVRAGSVGSIVTLAMRVR